The Drosophila biarmipes strain raj3 chromosome X, RU_DBia_V1.1, whole genome shotgun sequence genome includes the window TGCAGCTACCCGGAGATGAACAACCCCATCAAGATGGAGGTGGGCATCGAGGACTGCCTGCACATCGAGTTCGAGTACAACAAGAGCAAGTACCACCTGCGGGATACGATCATCGGTAAGATTTACTTCCTGCTGGTGCGCATCAAGATCAAGCACATGGAGATCGCGATCATCAAGCGGGAGAGCACGGGCACCGGACCCACCATGTTCAACGAGAACGAGACGATCGCCAAGTATGAGATCATGGACGGAGCGCCCGTCAAGGGCGAGAGCATACCCATCCGGGTCTTTCTTGCCGGCTACAATCTCACGCCCACCATGCGGGACATCAACAAAAAGTTCTCGGTCAAGTATTTCCTCAACCTGGTGCTGATGGACACCGAGGATCGGCGCTACTTTAAGCAGCAGGAGATCACGCTGTGGCGCAAGGCGGACATACCGCGCTACCATGgagcccagcagcaacagcaacaccagcatcagcagcaccaACACGTCCCACTGCACGCTCCGCCGCATTTGGTCAGTGGCCCGGCGGCGCCAACGGTGGCCCATTCGCTGATAAGCTCTAGCACGGACAGCGGAGAGGCGGGCGGAGCTCCGGCAGCGCCGGGCACTGCGGGATCCGAATCTAAAATGGGCCTGTTCACCAGGGAGAGCCCCAACCAGGAGTTCAGCCAGCAGCAAGTGGACTCGCCGCCACTGTCGCCGACGCCGACGACGGCACCTGTTTCAGTTCCAGTACCAGCTCCCACAATGGCGTCTTCTGCTCCAGAACCGGCTCCCGAGCGGGGCATGGGCGATGGAGCCGCAGCGGCCACCACAAGTGCCTCGCCCGTTGCCATGCTGTCCAGTTCGCCGCCGCCATTGCTGCCAGCGTCGCCCCTTTCCCGCTCCGATGGGGATTCGTCGGAGGTGCAGGTGCAGCCGGATGAGGAGGCAGGGGACGCAATCACAGCCACTGCGAAAAAGGCCAGCGTGACGCCGTTGGTGGCCGATTGAGTGGTTAGCTGGACAGGATCTCCCTCTCCACGGGGGACTAAGTAGCAACAGCAGGCGGAACTATTACGCATATAATCGTATACAGCAGCAGGAGGGCAGAGGAGCAGAAGGAGGgcagaggagcagcagcatcagcagcagcagcaacaaatatgcatatatctatttttttaaagttaatttaaaattgttacaAATGTTTTATTGAGGTTATGCGCGTCATTTACCAAAAGCAAGCAAAACGCAAATGATAGtaacgaaacaaaacaaaacgaaactTAGGACAAATGAGAAGAGGCGACCTCGTAGCTATAACCAATCTCTAGGCGTTTCCATTGGTATTATTGCTAACGAAAACCGGAAGGAGTTGGCGACGGTCTCTGACTCGGCTTCGGATACGGACCCGAACCCAAATCCTAATCCTACACACCCCCCAAAACTAGTTAAACCCCCTAGTATTCCGATGACCATTCCCTATCCTGTTGGGGCgtttggaaaatataatttttcaatttgaaaaatgttgaaattgcTTTCTAAAAGTGAGAAACCctgaaattgaaatcaaaGTGTGCATTAAACTAAACCAACTCCAATACAGATTACAGATAAAATCAACAAGACAAAACacccattaaaaaataaagttttagtcTATAGCGTACTAACGAATCGATGCTGGGA containing:
- the LOC108023425 gene encoding vacuolar protein sorting-associated protein 26; translation: MNFLGFGQSADIEIVFDGAEHKTAEVKGEDGKVEKMLLFYDGETVSGKVNVTLKKPGSKLEHQGIKIEFIGQIELFYDRGNHHEFKCLAKALARPGDLIQNNSYPFDFPNVEKQFEVYAGSNVRLRYFLRATIVRRISDITKEVDIAVHTLCSYPEMNNPIKMEVGIEDCLHIEFEYNKSKYHLRDTIIGKIYFLLVRIKIKHMEIAIIKRESTGTGPTMFNENETIAKYEIMDGAPVKGESIPIRVFLAGYNLTPTMRDINKKFSVKYFLNLVLMDTEDRRYFKQQEITLWRKADIPRYHGAQQQQQHQHQQHQHVPLHAPPHLVSGPAAPTVAHSLISSSTDSGEAGGAPAAPGTAGSESKMGLFTRESPNQEFSQQQVDSPPLSPTPTTAPVSVPVPAPTMASSAPEPAPERGMGDGAAAATTSASPVAMLSSSPPPLLPASPLSRSDGDSSEVQVQPDEEAGDAITATAKKASVTPLVAD